In the Rubripirellula tenax genome, one interval contains:
- a CDS encoding TlpA family protein disulfide reductase codes for MLRLYRAPAVLAVCLIVSVGFAVHASHAQDASTADKPSDAAAETDDEAEEPDPYAIPENATAEELVAHIRAVTRMRGRTIETVTKSANTVVDTVEAIRKLDDVDVELLSDSIQEEITALNFLVRFDPKARKRLETLIDELAADERPEIKELAETEMLKIRIEGARNASEQDQRALIGEIETMVAKSSMDRNQFALAYRLAESIAASGNIDVAASFYEQLAKWMKDSDDEMIRNRADKMIGAARRIRLPGNPIELVGKTTDGDDFEWENYRGKVVLVDFWASWCGPCRGEVPNMKRNLEIYGDKGFAVVGINLDRTLEACEDYVAKEELTWTNLISDQDDEMGWDNPIATHYGISGIPTAILVDKAGKVISMRARGKELDRLLEEQLGAPDDTEDEPVKD; via the coding sequence ATGTTGCGTCTCTATCGCGCACCCGCGGTTCTTGCGGTTTGCCTGATTGTTTCCGTCGGCTTCGCCGTTCACGCGTCTCATGCCCAAGACGCATCAACGGCTGACAAACCATCCGATGCGGCGGCGGAAACGGACGACGAGGCGGAAGAACCCGATCCGTATGCCATTCCCGAGAACGCGACGGCGGAAGAACTGGTCGCCCACATCCGAGCGGTCACCCGCATGCGAGGACGAACGATCGAAACCGTGACCAAATCAGCGAACACCGTTGTCGACACCGTCGAAGCGATCCGCAAATTGGACGACGTCGATGTCGAATTGCTTTCGGATTCGATTCAAGAAGAAATCACGGCGTTGAATTTCCTGGTTCGCTTTGACCCCAAGGCTCGCAAGCGTCTTGAAACCTTGATCGACGAATTGGCCGCCGACGAACGCCCCGAGATCAAAGAACTCGCCGAAACGGAAATGCTAAAGATCCGGATCGAAGGCGCCCGCAACGCCAGCGAGCAGGACCAACGCGCGTTGATCGGCGAAATCGAAACGATGGTTGCGAAGTCGTCGATGGATCGGAACCAGTTCGCGCTGGCGTACCGGTTGGCCGAATCGATCGCCGCCTCGGGAAACATCGATGTGGCTGCTTCGTTTTATGAACAATTGGCGAAGTGGATGAAGGACTCGGACGATGAAATGATCCGCAATCGTGCCGACAAAATGATTGGTGCAGCGCGTCGCATCCGTTTGCCCGGAAACCCGATCGAATTGGTCGGGAAGACCACCGACGGCGACGACTTTGAATGGGAAAACTATCGCGGGAAAGTCGTCTTAGTGGATTTCTGGGCATCGTGGTGCGGACCCTGTCGCGGCGAAGTACCCAACATGAAACGGAATCTCGAAATCTATGGCGACAAAGGCTTTGCTGTCGTCGGTATCAACCTAGACCGAACACTCGAAGCGTGTGAAGACTACGTTGCCAAAGAGGAACTAACCTGGACCAATCTGATCAGTGACCAGGACGACGAAATGGGATGGGACAACCCCATCGCAACCCACTATGGCATCTCAGGTATTCCCACCGCGATTCTGGTGGATAAAGCGGGCAAAGTGATCTCGATGCGAGCGCGAGGCAAAGAGCTCGATCGCCTTCTCGAAGAGCAACTGGGCGCACCCGATGACACCGAAGACGAACCAGTCAAAGATTGA
- a CDS encoding DUF4254 domain-containing protein has protein sequence MPDAVAFPNVRELTQLQIDAVDRWHREPIDNPFDGIQSLVCQQHEFNYRLWHEEDKARSPSASDTEIATVKRAIDKLNQARNDMIEKIDDALTEALCKAGVPESTGPINTETAGSAIDRLSIMSLRLYHYREQADRADADDTHRGKVQQRIDLCAQQHADLSHSLQQLLDDIVAGRKQHRTYRQMKMYNDPTLNPAIYAAKK, from the coding sequence ATGCCCGATGCCGTCGCGTTCCCAAATGTTCGTGAATTGACTCAACTGCAGATCGACGCCGTCGATCGTTGGCACCGCGAACCGATCGACAATCCGTTTGACGGAATCCAGTCGCTCGTTTGCCAACAGCACGAGTTCAATTACCGGCTTTGGCATGAAGAAGACAAAGCGCGAAGCCCATCGGCATCGGACACTGAGATCGCAACCGTCAAACGGGCGATCGACAAACTCAATCAAGCGCGTAACGACATGATCGAAAAGATCGATGACGCGCTGACCGAAGCATTGTGTAAAGCCGGCGTGCCAGAGAGCACCGGCCCGATCAATACCGAAACAGCAGGCAGTGCGATCGACCGTTTGTCGATCATGTCGTTGCGGTTGTATCACTACCGCGAGCAAGCCGATCGCGCCGACGCCGACGATACGCATCGCGGCAAAGTCCAGCAACGAATCGATCTGTGTGCCCAACAACACGCCGACCTGTCACATTCATTGCAACAACTTCTTGATGACATTGTCGCGGGACGCAAGCAACACCGGACGTATCGTCAGATGAAGATGTACAACGACCCGACGCTGAACCCGGCGATTTACGCGGCGAAGAAATAG
- the ilvC gene encoding ketol-acid reductoisomerase — MAATIYYENDADLSHLKGKKVAILGYGSQGHAQAQNLRDSGVEVLIGQRPGSANYDLAVSHKFKPLSIADAVKAADVINVLLPDEVQGDIYKSDIRDNLSKGNVLMCSHGFNIHFGQIEPPAGIDTLLVAPKGPGHLVRSEYEKGGGVPCLIALGEGASDTTKQIGLAYAKGIGGTRGGVIETTFAEETETDLFGEQVVLCGGVSELVKAGFETLVEAGYQPEMAYFECMHELKLIVDLLYQGGLSYMRYSISNTAEYGDYVSGPRIITPETKVEMKKILTEIQTGEFARKWISENKAGAPFFKATRRRERLHGVEQIGIGLRRMMNWIEEKEV; from the coding sequence ATGGCTGCAACGATTTACTACGAAAACGACGCTGACCTTTCGCACCTCAAAGGCAAGAAGGTCGCGATTCTCGGCTACGGCTCGCAAGGTCACGCTCAAGCACAGAACCTTCGCGACAGCGGTGTGGAAGTCTTGATCGGCCAGCGCCCGGGTTCAGCCAACTATGACTTGGCGGTTTCTCACAAGTTCAAACCGTTGTCGATCGCGGACGCCGTCAAAGCGGCCGATGTCATCAACGTCCTGCTTCCCGATGAAGTTCAAGGCGACATCTACAAGAGCGACATTCGCGACAACTTGTCCAAGGGCAATGTCCTGATGTGCTCGCACGGTTTCAACATCCACTTCGGCCAAATTGAACCACCGGCCGGCATCGATACGCTGTTGGTCGCCCCAAAGGGCCCCGGTCACTTGGTCCGTAGCGAATACGAAAAGGGCGGCGGCGTTCCTTGCTTGATCGCTCTTGGTGAAGGCGCATCGGATACCACCAAGCAAATCGGCTTGGCGTATGCGAAAGGCATCGGCGGTACTCGTGGCGGCGTGATCGAAACCACGTTCGCCGAAGAAACCGAAACGGACTTGTTCGGCGAACAAGTGGTGCTTTGCGGTGGCGTCAGCGAGTTGGTCAAAGCGGGCTTCGAGACATTGGTCGAAGCCGGTTACCAACCCGAAATGGCGTATTTCGAGTGCATGCACGAATTGAAGCTGATCGTCGATTTGCTATACCAAGGCGGACTCAGCTACATGCGTTACAGCATCTCCAATACGGCCGAATACGGTGACTATGTCAGCGGCCCACGGATCATCACGCCCGAAACCAAGGTCGAGATGAAGAAGATTTTGACCGAAATCCAAACCGGAGAATTCGCTCGCAAGTGGATCTCGGAAAACAAGGCTGGTGCGCCGTTCTTCAAAGCGACCCGCCGACGCGAACGATTGCACGGTGTCGAACAAATCGGCATCGGCCTTCGCCGCATGATGAACTGGATCGAAGAAAAGGAAGTTTGA
- the ilvN gene encoding acetolactate synthase small subunit yields the protein MPQSNQRHVLSALVQNVPGVLAHISGMLASRGYNIDSLAVGETEDPNLSRMTFVVVGDDHVLEQVGKQLEKIVTVVRVLDVSSRDFVERDLLLLKVKAPAGTGRSEIRELVDIFRGQIVDVGPEEVMIEISGRENKVQAFIERMRPYGITELVRTGRIAMVRSGNDAAAADDSEARFAT from the coding sequence ATGCCTCAATCTAACCAGCGTCACGTTCTCTCGGCCCTCGTCCAGAACGTTCCCGGCGTGCTCGCACACATCTCGGGAATGCTCGCTTCACGCGGCTACAACATTGATTCGCTGGCCGTGGGTGAAACCGAAGACCCAAATTTGTCGCGAATGACGTTCGTTGTCGTCGGTGATGACCACGTTCTTGAACAGGTCGGCAAGCAACTGGAAAAGATCGTTACGGTCGTCAGAGTACTCGACGTCAGCAGCCGAGACTTTGTCGAACGCGACCTACTGCTCCTGAAAGTGAAAGCACCCGCCGGAACCGGTCGCAGCGAGATTCGGGAGCTGGTCGATATTTTCCGAGGCCAAATCGTCGACGTCGGTCCCGAAGAAGTGATGATCGAAATCAGCGGTCGCGAAAACAAAGTCCAAGCGTTCATCGAACGAATGCGTCCCTACGGCATCACCGAACTGGTACGAACGGGACGAATCGCGATGGTCCGCAGTGGCAACGATGCCGCTGCGGCGGACGATAGCGAAGCTCGCTTCGCTACCTAG
- a CDS encoding segregation and condensation protein A, whose translation MSFRIELPAYRGPIDLLLYLVRRHEVDLTEMSLAKIVDQYIGYIDILQDMDLTDVGDFIDLASTLVELKSQAVLPKIVDESEEEAIDDPQTELVERLLQYKEIRDAAAVLDEMGGRWQQRYERLSDDLPARRVDLGDQPIVDLEIWDLVSAFGRIMREAGGPPQTEVVYDDTPIHIYMQRIHERLRESARLPLFDLVEGGIHKSAVIGWFLATLELTRHHGASVEQSDTGELFVVRTDGYSESLSVNEVDNYGAEEFKAANMPGMPR comes from the coding sequence ATGTCTTTTCGAATCGAATTACCGGCTTATCGAGGTCCCATTGACCTGTTGCTGTACTTGGTCCGCCGTCACGAGGTCGATTTGACAGAGATGTCATTGGCCAAAATTGTCGACCAATACATCGGTTACATCGATATCCTCCAAGACATGGATTTGACCGATGTGGGGGACTTCATCGATCTGGCAAGCACGCTGGTGGAACTGAAGAGCCAGGCCGTTTTGCCGAAAATTGTTGACGAATCGGAAGAAGAGGCGATCGACGATCCCCAGACTGAATTGGTCGAGCGGCTGCTGCAATACAAAGAAATCCGTGACGCCGCGGCCGTCTTGGACGAAATGGGTGGCCGTTGGCAGCAACGTTACGAGCGATTGAGTGATGATTTGCCCGCTCGACGGGTGGATCTGGGCGATCAGCCCATCGTCGATCTGGAAATCTGGGACTTGGTTAGCGCTTTCGGCCGAATCATGCGAGAAGCGGGAGGGCCGCCGCAAACCGAAGTCGTTTACGACGATACGCCGATCCACATCTATATGCAGCGGATTCACGAGAGACTTCGCGAGTCGGCACGATTGCCGCTGTTCGATCTGGTGGAAGGTGGCATTCACAAATCGGCGGTCATCGGCTGGTTTCTGGCCACGTTGGAATTGACTCGCCACCACGGCGCGTCGGTTGAGCAGTCCGACACAGGCGAACTCTTTGTGGTTCGCACAGACGGTTATTCGGAGTCGCTAAGCGTTAACGAAGTTGACAATTATGGTGCCGAGGAATTCAAAGCCGCCAACATGCCGGGTATGCCTCGGTAG
- a CDS encoding MBL fold metallo-hydrolase, with product MVDNIPLVSHLHDGLTIEGYSRAAVQTCWRINELKLLFDVGVQPWDFMGTPTMFISHAHLDHIAALPAYVSRRRMMKMEPPVIYLPDSAVDTAWDMLQTFRKLDRGPMPCELVGLLPGDETHISREYIVTALPTTHTIDSVGFVVHQRRHKLKPEYLSLSGDEIRQLKMGGTEITTETRVPVVAYTGDTAPKGLDDNPVFFDAKVLICEMTFVAPEHRKDKIHKHGHMHIDDWRKRADRFNNELVIAGHLSTRYNESQVKRFVNQVFPDLMDGRLKLWL from the coding sequence ATGGTCGACAATATTCCCCTGGTATCTCATCTGCACGACGGTCTGACGATCGAAGGTTACTCGCGCGCGGCCGTGCAAACCTGTTGGCGGATCAACGAGCTGAAATTGCTGTTCGACGTTGGCGTGCAACCATGGGACTTCATGGGCACGCCAACCATGTTCATTTCGCATGCTCACTTGGACCACATCGCGGCCTTGCCCGCGTACGTGTCCCGGCGCCGGATGATGAAAATGGAACCGCCGGTCATCTATCTACCCGATTCGGCCGTCGATACCGCATGGGATATGTTGCAAACGTTTCGCAAACTCGACCGTGGCCCGATGCCCTGCGAATTGGTCGGATTGTTGCCCGGCGATGAAACGCACATCAGCCGCGAGTACATCGTGACGGCGCTGCCGACGACACACACGATCGATTCGGTTGGATTTGTCGTTCACCAACGAAGGCACAAACTGAAACCCGAATACTTAAGTCTGTCGGGCGACGAGATTCGGCAACTGAAAATGGGCGGAACCGAAATCACGACAGAAACACGGGTGCCCGTCGTTGCTTACACCGGCGATACGGCGCCCAAGGGACTGGACGACAATCCCGTGTTCTTTGATGCAAAGGTGTTGATTTGTGAAATGACGTTCGTCGCGCCCGAGCACCGCAAGGACAAAATTCACAAGCACGGCCACATGCACATCGACGATTGGCGGAAGCGGGCCGATCGATTCAACAATGAATTGGTCATCGCGGGGCACTTGAGCACGCGATACAACGAGTCTCAAGTCAAGCGGTTCGTCAACCAAGTGTTTCCAGACTTGATGGACGGTCGATTGAAACTATGGCTGTAA
- the hemW gene encoding radical SAM family heme chaperone HemW, producing the protein MAVSGFDWPTPLSAYIHVPFCRHRCGYCNFSVVADRDDLIARYLRCIDWELKQLDQPSIETVFLGGGTPTHLPLDALKTLIGIIRRRLTFVGDVEFSVEANPEDITAEKLNCLVDGGVNRISLGVQSFAADKLKLLERGHSGASAAAAIEMAAATIPNVSMDLIFSAPGETMAGWESDLKLALSLPIVHLSTYALTYEKGTAFWSRMTRGDLKTTDESIEVDMYQTARRMAADAGLAHYEVSNFAKAEHRCRHNLAYWDGRGWYAAGPGAARFVGGLREVNHRSTTTYIKRIEADDSPTGESEAVTPIQCARERAAFGIRLMEGIDIDRIGKEMGVALRDHCSDAIDRSVAEGLLEDTVGRSRLTERGVLFADTVATRFLG; encoded by the coding sequence ATGGCTGTAAGCGGATTCGACTGGCCGACGCCGTTGTCGGCTTACATCCACGTGCCATTTTGCCGACACCGTTGTGGCTATTGCAACTTTAGCGTCGTTGCCGACCGCGACGACTTGATCGCCCGGTATCTCCGGTGCATCGACTGGGAACTGAAACAGCTGGACCAGCCGTCGATCGAAACCGTCTTTCTGGGTGGCGGGACGCCGACACATTTGCCGTTGGACGCTTTGAAAACACTGATCGGCATCATCCGTCGACGACTAACATTTGTCGGTGACGTTGAATTCAGTGTGGAAGCGAATCCCGAGGACATCACGGCCGAGAAACTGAACTGTTTGGTCGATGGCGGAGTCAATCGGATCAGCCTTGGTGTCCAGTCGTTCGCTGCCGACAAACTCAAGTTGCTCGAGCGAGGTCATTCCGGCGCGAGTGCGGCCGCGGCAATCGAAATGGCGGCGGCGACGATCCCCAACGTGTCGATGGATCTGATTTTTTCGGCGCCGGGCGAAACAATGGCTGGTTGGGAAAGTGATTTGAAGCTGGCGTTGTCGTTACCCATCGTCCATTTGTCGACATACGCGTTGACTTATGAAAAGGGAACAGCGTTCTGGTCGCGAATGACACGAGGCGATTTGAAGACGACGGACGAATCGATCGAAGTCGATATGTACCAGACGGCTCGGCGGATGGCGGCGGACGCAGGATTGGCCCACTACGAGGTCTCCAACTTCGCAAAGGCAGAGCATCGCTGTCGTCACAACTTGGCGTACTGGGACGGGCGTGGTTGGTACGCGGCGGGGCCGGGTGCGGCCCGGTTTGTTGGCGGACTGCGCGAAGTCAATCATCGAAGCACGACGACGTATATCAAGCGAATCGAGGCGGACGATTCGCCGACGGGCGAAAGCGAGGCCGTCACCCCCATTCAATGCGCCCGAGAGCGGGCAGCTTTCGGAATCCGGTTGATGGAGGGAATCGACATCGACAGGATTGGCAAAGAAATGGGCGTCGCCCTTCGCGATCATTGCTCCGATGCAATCGATCGTTCGGTTGCCGAAGGATTGTTGGAAGATACCGTCGGACGATCGCGGCTGACCGAACGAGGCGTGCTGTTTGCCGACACGGTCGCAACGCGTTTTCTCGGTTGA
- a CDS encoding SDR family oxidoreductase produces MTQTILLTGATGYVGGRLRRVLEEQGHSIRCMARRPDNLRQRGASTTEIVLGNVLAPETLDDALAGIHTAYYLIHAMGTGEGFRDDDREGARNFAITAKAAGVRRIIYLGGLGIDGDKLSEHLQSRHEVGEILKESGAQVIEFRASIIIGSGSLSYELVRALVRKLPVMLWPKWVSTKASPIAIRDVLSYLTEALTLPIGESKIYEIGGPDTVSYGGIMNEYAAQRGLRRLTIPVPFLSPKISSLWLGLVTPVYARIGRKLVEGLSNPTVVTSDTAKQDFQVRPIGISEAIRLANQREDEEMIETRWSDALSSSGRVTKWGGVVFGSRVVDSRRVDVDVAPHIAFTAIQRIGGETGWYYANWLWKIRGFIDLLIGGVGMRRGRTHPTKLRVGDALDFWRVEAIEPDQRLRLFAQMKLPGRGWLDFEVTANDEGGSTIRQTAEFDPAGLFGLLYWYSVWPLHQFVFAGMLRGIARAATNR; encoded by the coding sequence GTGACTCAAACAATTTTGCTGACTGGCGCGACCGGCTATGTCGGCGGCCGATTGCGACGAGTGCTCGAAGAACAGGGACATTCCATTCGTTGCATGGCGCGACGGCCGGACAATCTTCGCCAACGCGGCGCATCCACCACCGAAATCGTGCTGGGCAATGTGCTTGCGCCCGAAACGCTGGACGACGCTTTGGCGGGAATCCACACGGCGTACTACTTGATCCACGCGATGGGCACCGGCGAAGGTTTTCGTGACGACGATCGGGAAGGCGCCCGGAATTTTGCGATAACGGCGAAAGCCGCGGGCGTCCGCCGCATCATCTACTTGGGTGGACTCGGCATCGACGGTGACAAACTGTCCGAACATCTTCAGAGTCGACATGAAGTCGGCGAGATCCTGAAGGAATCAGGAGCCCAGGTCATCGAGTTTCGCGCCTCGATCATCATCGGATCAGGAAGCCTGTCTTACGAGCTCGTTCGGGCGTTGGTGCGAAAGTTACCGGTGATGCTGTGGCCCAAATGGGTTTCGACGAAAGCCTCGCCGATCGCGATTCGCGATGTGCTGTCGTACTTGACGGAAGCACTGACCTTACCGATCGGCGAAAGCAAGATTTATGAAATCGGAGGCCCCGATACGGTTTCCTACGGCGGGATCATGAATGAATACGCGGCTCAACGAGGCCTGCGCCGCCTGACGATCCCGGTCCCCTTTCTGTCACCCAAGATCAGCAGTCTTTGGTTGGGGCTGGTGACGCCCGTCTATGCGAGAATCGGTCGCAAATTGGTCGAAGGGCTCTCCAATCCCACCGTCGTCACCAGCGATACCGCCAAGCAAGATTTTCAAGTTCGACCGATCGGCATCAGCGAGGCGATTCGATTGGCCAACCAACGCGAAGACGAAGAGATGATCGAAACGCGTTGGTCCGATGCGTTGTCGTCATCTGGTCGCGTGACGAAATGGGGCGGCGTCGTTTTCGGCAGTCGCGTCGTTGACTCGCGACGAGTCGATGTGGACGTCGCGCCTCACATTGCCTTCACGGCCATCCAACGAATTGGGGGCGAAACGGGCTGGTACTATGCGAACTGGCTTTGGAAGATTCGTGGCTTCATCGATTTGTTGATCGGCGGCGTCGGAATGCGACGTGGACGAACCCATCCCACGAAATTGCGTGTCGGCGATGCGTTGGACTTCTGGCGTGTCGAAGCAATCGAGCCAGACCAGCGTCTGCGATTGTTTGCTCAAATGAAGTTGCCCGGCCGCGGCTGGCTCGACTTCGAAGTCACCGCCAACGACGAAGGCGGTTCAACGATTCGTCAGACCGCTGAATTCGACCCAGCCGGACTATTCGGGCTGTTGTATTGGTACTCGGTTTGGCCACTTCATCAATTCGTCTTCGCCGGAATGCTCAGGGGAATCGCGCGAGCGGCAACGAATCGTTGA